The following are encoded together in the Armatimonadota bacterium genome:
- a CDS encoding superoxide dismutase, protein MSSVDRRAFVGAMGAGAVGVFATGTALFGQTPAAAQELATHQVKPLKYPYDALKGISKQVVTWHHDTHYAGYVAKRNAIEKQLAELGPGTAGFDARVYAGLKRSESFNASGMILHEIYWENLGGDGKPGNGPVETLIRNCFGSIEAWMADMKAIGSQATGWALCCYDPSDARLHNYLVDQHELGGIWGAKPLIALDVFEHAYYHDQGPNRGAYMDLFFQNLHWGRINALYTG, encoded by the coding sequence ATGAGTTCAGTGGACAGACGCGCATTCGTGGGCGCCATGGGCGCGGGGGCGGTGGGTGTGTTCGCAACGGGGACGGCGCTATTCGGGCAGACCCCGGCAGCGGCACAGGAACTCGCAACGCACCAGGTCAAGCCGCTGAAGTACCCTTACGATGCGCTCAAAGGCATCTCGAAGCAGGTCGTCACCTGGCACCACGACACTCACTATGCGGGCTACGTGGCCAAGCGCAATGCCATCGAGAAGCAGCTGGCCGAACTTGGGCCGGGCACGGCGGGGTTCGATGCCCGGGTGTACGCCGGCCTGAAACGATCGGAGAGCTTCAACGCCAGCGGGATGATCCTCCACGAGATCTACTGGGAGAATCTGGGCGGAGACGGGAAGCCCGGAAATGGCCCGGTGGAGACGCTGATCCGCAACTGCTTCGGGAGCATTGAGGCCTGGATGGCGGACATGAAAGCCATCGGCAGCCAGGCGACAGGCTGGGCGCTGTGCTGCTACGACCCCAGCGATGCCCGGCTGCATAACTACCTGGTGGACCAGCACGAACTGGGCGGCATCTGGGGAGCCAAACCGCTGATCGCACTGGATGTCTTCGAACACGCCTATTACCACGATCAGGGCCCCAACCGCGGCGCGTACATGGACCTGTTCTTCCAGAACCTGCACTGGGGACGGATCAATGCGCTGTATACGGGATAG
- a CDS encoding DUF4838 domain-containing protein: MSLPHAVLMIALLMLLVAAAGWSDLPGDQHWRNALKPTGEPGPELTLARNGQTDYVIVIPEQETGAELKAAQELSHWLHEMTDAEYAVVDDSAPKQQHEISVGETNRVVGEPAQDLKADGYQIWVCGESLILRGGSGRGPINAVFAFLEEDLGCRWYTRSATRILHRPTLKVRPVPRVFVPKLTIRDPFVHDAFNGEWSLRNRTNAPSAPVPEEWGGHVQYARFVHTYNELVPPGKYFKDHPEMFMQNADGTRTARQVCHTNADTIRVATETALAILKDRPKGVIISVSKNDGGGSCVCENCRAIDEAEGSDAGSLLHFVNAVAEGIEKERPDVTVSTLAYLETYLPPKTIRPRHNVAIRLCTDRCMWSRPFRPARESEIFQPALEGWARIHDRIHIWDYVVNFSHYCAPMPNMHAVADNIRNFVEHNAQGVMLQGAYQSPGSERGLMRCWVWAKQLWNPSLDTDALMHDFVYGYYGKAAPAIADYYNLLQETARVHEESMKAPEGGIRYDMRSPFLSADFLTRANELFDTAEALAESEEILHRVELERLPIIYVQIMRGPAETGPAYPGLVDRFETITKRVGMTHIAEGPPDVESKIKSWRAEVGILEQVASIGRDDWKSWELSNEWKFAKDPEGKGVAERWFAQDLDATDWATVRSDTGNGWESQGFADYNGWGWYRQTFTVPGNMKASKVKLFFEAVDEDAIVYLNGEKVFEHTVATTGLPPESIWVTPFVVDVTDKLKLDEPNQLTVAVFNRIGMGGVYKPVRLVSSDRQLDAEVIVRLLKAAKERGE, from the coding sequence ATGAGTCTCCCCCACGCCGTCCTGATGATTGCCCTTCTGATGCTGTTAGTGGCAGCCGCGGGATGGTCGGACCTCCCCGGCGACCAGCACTGGCGCAATGCGCTCAAACCCACAGGTGAGCCCGGGCCCGAACTGACTCTCGCAAGAAACGGTCAGACCGACTACGTAATCGTGATCCCGGAGCAGGAAACTGGGGCGGAACTGAAGGCTGCCCAGGAACTCTCCCATTGGTTGCATGAGATGACCGACGCGGAATACGCGGTGGTCGATGACAGCGCTCCCAAGCAGCAGCACGAGATCAGTGTGGGCGAAACCAACCGGGTTGTGGGAGAGCCCGCGCAAGACCTGAAGGCGGATGGCTACCAGATCTGGGTGTGCGGTGAGTCACTAATACTGCGGGGCGGCTCGGGACGTGGACCGATCAACGCAGTGTTCGCGTTCCTCGAAGAGGACCTGGGATGCCGGTGGTATACCAGGTCGGCCACGCGTATCCTGCACCGGCCAACGCTCAAGGTGCGCCCGGTTCCGCGGGTCTTCGTCCCGAAGCTGACCATCCGCGACCCCTTCGTCCATGATGCGTTCAACGGCGAGTGGTCTCTGCGCAACCGGACCAATGCCCCCTCTGCACCGGTGCCGGAGGAATGGGGCGGGCATGTGCAGTATGCACGATTCGTGCACACCTACAATGAACTGGTTCCACCGGGCAAGTACTTCAAGGATCACCCGGAGATGTTCATGCAGAACGCCGACGGTACGCGCACCGCGCGGCAGGTCTGCCACACCAATGCAGATACGATCCGAGTAGCGACCGAGACCGCGCTGGCGATTCTGAAAGACCGGCCGAAGGGCGTCATCATCAGTGTCTCCAAGAATGACGGTGGCGGCTCATGCGTGTGCGAGAACTGCCGCGCCATCGACGAGGCCGAAGGCTCCGATGCCGGCAGCCTGCTGCATTTTGTGAACGCGGTGGCCGAAGGCATTGAGAAAGAGCGTCCCGACGTGACGGTCTCCACGCTGGCCTATCTTGAGACGTACCTCCCGCCGAAGACAATCCGTCCCAGGCACAATGTGGCGATCCGCCTGTGCACTGACCGCTGCATGTGGTCGCGGCCCTTCCGGCCCGCGCGGGAGAGCGAGATCTTCCAGCCCGCGCTGGAGGGTTGGGCGCGGATCCACGACCGTATTCATATCTGGGACTACGTAGTCAACTTCAGCCATTACTGCGCGCCCATGCCCAACATGCACGCGGTGGCGGACAATATCCGCAACTTCGTGGAGCACAATGCACAGGGCGTCATGCTGCAAGGAGCCTACCAGAGCCCGGGCAGCGAGCGGGGGCTTATGCGCTGCTGGGTGTGGGCCAAGCAGCTGTGGAACCCGTCGCTGGACACGGACGCGCTCATGCATGACTTCGTGTACGGCTACTACGGCAAGGCTGCCCCGGCAATCGCCGACTACTACAACCTGTTGCAGGAGACGGCGCGGGTACATGAAGAGAGCATGAAGGCCCCGGAGGGCGGTATCCGGTACGATATGCGCTCTCCCTTCTTGTCTGCGGACTTCCTGACCCGCGCCAATGAACTGTTCGACACGGCCGAGGCCCTCGCGGAGAGCGAGGAGATCCTCCACCGGGTGGAACTGGAGCGTCTGCCCATCATTTACGTACAGATCATGCGCGGCCCGGCGGAGACCGGCCCAGCATACCCCGGCCTCGTGGACCGATTCGAGACCATCACAAAGCGTGTCGGGATGACCCACATTGCCGAGGGTCCGCCGGACGTGGAGAGCAAGATCAAGAGCTGGCGCGCGGAGGTCGGGATCCTCGAACAGGTGGCGAGCATCGGCAGGGACGACTGGAAGAGCTGGGAACTGAGCAATGAGTGGAAATTCGCGAAAGACCCGGAGGGCAAGGGCGTCGCGGAACGCTGGTTCGCGCAGGATCTTGACGCCACAGACTGGGCCACAGTGCGCAGTGACACCGGGAACGGTTGGGAGAGCCAGGGCTTCGCCGACTACAACGGCTGGGGCTGGTATCGACAGACCTTCACCGTACCCGGGAACATGAAGGCGAGCAAGGTGAAGCTCTTCTTCGAAGCGGTGGATGAGGACGCGATCGTCTATCTCAACGGTGAGAAAGTCTTCGAACACACCGTCGCCACCACCGGCCTGCCGCCGGAATCCATCTGGGTAACGCCCTTTGTAGTGGATGTGACCGACAAGCTGAAACTCGACGAACCGAACCAGCTCACCGTGGCCGTGTTCAACCGCATCGGCATGGGGGGCGTATACAAGCCGGTGCGCCTGGTTTCCTCTGATCGCCAACTGGACGCGGAGGTCATCGTGCGCCTGCTCAAAGCGGCCAAGGAGAGAGGGGAATAA
- a CDS encoding MFS transporter: MPPTHVDPVPEIAATSRRTRVSQLLALSMGHALNDAYVNFIAPLWPQIKERFVLNNADVGAIAFWWGLTTSLSQPVFGYITDRRQPRRLIVVATLISTLFFSFVGYARTLPEFLACIILGGMGVAIYHPRAGALAVAVSGNKRALGMGLFGAGGAIGYAFGYLGSPYLHDLAGSMRGLVYAAPVGILGALVLVWVNAEARISKPAVAFSLRQHFLPYLGQLAPLMAVMVLRSATVIAFGNFIPLMLSEQGRALVSGGHAGFYFIAGGAIGGIAGGHISDRFGRRGITIISLLMSPPILYYALQAAALPSLHVFFALLFLAGFIMRGAEATNITHTQELLPEGASLGASLGMGGVWGIAGLVGPVVGRMADEYGVAYALGWIVWVPVAAGIVAFFIPKGSTHRR, translated from the coding sequence ATGCCGCCCACCCACGTCGATCCAGTTCCCGAAATCGCCGCAACATCGCGCCGGACGCGCGTCTCCCAGTTGTTGGCCCTGTCTATGGGCCATGCGCTGAATGACGCGTACGTGAATTTCATCGCTCCGCTTTGGCCGCAGATCAAGGAGCGGTTCGTGCTGAACAATGCGGATGTCGGCGCGATCGCTTTCTGGTGGGGACTGACCACCAGCCTGAGCCAGCCGGTGTTCGGGTATATCACCGACCGCAGGCAGCCCAGGCGACTGATCGTGGTTGCCACGCTCATCAGCACCCTGTTCTTCAGCTTCGTGGGGTATGCGCGGACGCTGCCGGAGTTCCTGGCATGCATCATTCTCGGCGGAATGGGCGTGGCCATTTACCACCCGAGAGCTGGGGCGCTTGCGGTTGCGGTGTCCGGGAACAAACGGGCGCTGGGGATGGGACTGTTTGGCGCTGGAGGGGCAATCGGATACGCTTTCGGATACCTGGGCAGCCCGTACCTGCACGATCTCGCGGGCAGCATGAGGGGGCTGGTCTACGCGGCCCCGGTGGGCATACTGGGCGCGCTGGTACTGGTCTGGGTGAATGCTGAGGCGCGCATATCCAAGCCTGCCGTGGCTTTCAGCCTGCGACAGCACTTTCTCCCCTATCTCGGGCAACTGGCCCCGCTCATGGCCGTGATGGTGCTGCGGTCCGCGACGGTAATCGCCTTCGGTAACTTCATCCCGCTGATGCTCAGCGAACAGGGCCGGGCGCTAGTGTCCGGCGGGCATGCGGGCTTCTACTTCATCGCGGGCGGGGCAATCGGAGGCATCGCCGGCGGGCATATCTCGGACAGGTTCGGCCGGCGCGGGATCACCATCATCAGCCTGCTAATGAGCCCGCCGATCCTGTACTACGCGCTGCAGGCCGCCGCATTGCCGTCGCTGCACGTGTTCTTCGCGCTCCTGTTCCTGGCGGGGTTCATCATGCGTGGCGCAGAGGCCACAAACATCACCCACACCCAGGAGCTGCTGCCCGAAGGCGCCAGTCTCGGCGCGTCCCTGGGCATGGGCGGCGTTTGGGGTATCGCGGGGCTTGTGGGACCAGTCGTTGGCAGGATGGCGGACGAGTACGGCGTGGCCTACGCGCTGGGGTGGATCGTGTGGGTCCCTGTAGCGGCGGGGATTGTGGCGTTTTTCATCCCGAAGGGCAGCACGCATCGTCGTTGA
- a CDS encoding isochorismatase family protein has protein sequence MGNLRFEGRYYRTIPLTDTGYETHTIELDPLKTALVVMHCWNIGCEGGPEIDPNFCVGMGFLESFREAERIMRECIRPAMDAARAAGILVCHVESSAIGAKHPEAMQDLDEPVHNPYQPGPVVPGWREEILARSHGRDYATLSPYGRMDRAQIVAPEPGEPFVHQTGQFDRALRRHGIENLLYTGFATDMCILRAGGGVELMAPFGYRIFLLRDATLGVETPESFPERIATRWGIQYFETHYGDTLLTEDFIEACRQLG, from the coding sequence GTGGGCAATTTGCGTTTCGAGGGCCGCTACTACCGCACCATCCCGCTGACCGACACGGGCTACGAGACACACACCATCGAGCTTGACCCGTTGAAAACCGCGCTGGTGGTCATGCATTGCTGGAACATCGGCTGTGAGGGCGGGCCGGAGATTGACCCCAACTTCTGCGTGGGCATGGGGTTCCTGGAATCTTTCCGCGAAGCCGAACGGATCATGCGCGAGTGCATCCGCCCCGCAATGGACGCCGCGCGGGCTGCGGGCATCCTTGTCTGCCATGTTGAGAGCTCGGCAATCGGCGCGAAACACCCCGAAGCCATGCAGGACCTGGACGAACCCGTCCACAACCCCTATCAGCCCGGTCCAGTGGTACCCGGTTGGCGCGAGGAGATCCTGGCCAGATCCCATGGGCGAGATTACGCCACGCTCTCGCCCTATGGGAGGATGGACCGGGCGCAGATCGTGGCGCCGGAGCCGGGCGAACCCTTCGTCCACCAGACTGGTCAATTCGACCGCGCTCTGCGCCGCCATGGGATCGAGAACCTGCTGTACACGGGCTTTGCCACCGACATGTGTATCCTGCGCGCTGGTGGCGGAGTCGAACTCATGGCGCCTTTCGGATACCGCATTTTCCTGTTGCGGGATGCGACTCTCGGGGTGGAGACTCCGGAAAGCTTCCCGGAACGCATCGCCACGCGCTGGGGCATCCAGTATTTCGAGACCCATTACGGCGACACGCTGCTGACTGAGGATTTCATCGAGGCTTGCAGGCAGTTGGGTTGA
- a CDS encoding polysaccharide deacetylase family protein has product MAWKDGKRWVYSITYDEGCALLLEHALQVHREFGIPGHVCLVASQIGVPRDVPGSSYDGMMILSRDELHALHAEGWGISSHSMTHAAVTDANALEEVGRSREVLAQATGLPVSLFCVPGNNEGYPPALRVAPEFGYRGILTIYDDINRPGMDLFRLARCPLHHEYPPPFYSAFDPYKRLHQAIDSGGWVIDYCHCPTPGEAIHPWKDCTLEELRQRFETVCRLGGDDVWLAEPNEVVQYITGETA; this is encoded by the coding sequence ATGGCCTGGAAAGACGGCAAGCGCTGGGTCTACTCCATCACCTACGACGAGGGCTGTGCGCTCCTGCTCGAGCATGCACTCCAGGTACACCGCGAGTTCGGCATCCCGGGCCATGTCTGTCTGGTCGCAAGCCAGATCGGCGTACCCCGAGACGTTCCCGGCAGCAGTTATGACGGGATGATGATCCTGTCCAGAGATGAGCTTCACGCACTGCATGCCGAGGGCTGGGGAATCTCCTCCCACAGTATGACCCACGCGGCGGTTACCGATGCGAATGCGCTGGAAGAAGTGGGCAGGAGCCGGGAAGTCCTCGCGCAGGCCACCGGGCTGCCCGTCTCTCTCTTCTGCGTCCCGGGTAACAACGAAGGCTATCCTCCGGCGCTGAGAGTCGCCCCCGAATTCGGCTACCGGGGGATTCTCACCATTTACGACGATATCAACCGGCCGGGGATGGACCTGTTCCGTCTCGCCCGGTGTCCCCTGCATCACGAGTACCCGCCGCCTTTCTACTCCGCCTTCGATCCCTACAAGCGGCTGCACCAGGCCATCGACTCCGGGGGCTGGGTGATTGACTACTGCCACTGTCCCACACCGGGCGAGGCGATTCACCCCTGGAAGGACTGCACCCTGGAGGAACTCCGGCAGCGCTTCGAGACTGTCTGCCGGCTTGGGGGAGATGACGTCTGGCTTGCCGAACCCAATGAAGTTGTCCAGTACATCACGGGCGAGACTGCCTGA
- a CDS encoding sugar phosphate isomerase/epimerase gives MKWAFIGHNHLEGVESDAAFAAEHGFAGLEYNYWGDFKNLTEETVVAMRAILDRHGVGASAIGLWGWNHLSPDPDVRAEAHEMLNRAIKFGGILGADVLITGGGAIEGASLAEQAAEFVKVFPPFLDKAEKVGMSTSMYAVHGNSFFTCLEAYELVWEHLPQVGIKYDPANWCHHGADYLEVARKHGDKVGYVHIKEHLYIDGELASQPPAGMGDIAFPKVLAFLYEHGYDGYLSLEPHGPIWSRDPFREKMLRISRKHLDPFVL, from the coding sequence ATGAAATGGGCGTTCATCGGGCACAATCACCTTGAAGGCGTGGAATCAGATGCGGCATTCGCGGCTGAGCACGGCTTTGCAGGGCTGGAGTACAATTACTGGGGGGACTTCAAGAATCTGACGGAGGAGACCGTGGTGGCCATGCGCGCAATTCTTGACCGCCACGGTGTGGGGGCATCAGCTATCGGCCTGTGGGGGTGGAATCACTTGTCGCCCGACCCTGATGTGCGCGCGGAGGCCCACGAGATGCTGAATCGCGCCATCAAGTTTGGCGGGATCCTCGGGGCGGACGTCCTCATTACCGGCGGCGGCGCCATTGAAGGTGCGTCTCTGGCGGAACAGGCGGCAGAGTTCGTGAAGGTTTTCCCTCCTTTCCTCGACAAGGCCGAGAAAGTCGGCATGAGCACATCCATGTATGCGGTCCACGGCAACAGCTTCTTCACTTGCCTGGAGGCGTACGAGCTTGTCTGGGAGCATCTGCCGCAGGTGGGGATCAAGTACGATCCGGCCAACTGGTGCCATCACGGCGCGGATTACCTGGAAGTTGCGCGGAAGCACGGGGACAAGGTGGGTTACGTCCACATCAAAGAGCATCTCTACATCGACGGCGAACTGGCCTCTCAGCCCCCTGCGGGCATGGGCGACATCGCCTTCCCGAAGGTGCTGGCTTTCCTCTACGAGCACGGGTACGATGGCTACCTGTCCCTGGAGCCACACGGGCCGATCTGGTCCCGCGATCCGTTCCGGGAGAAAATGCTGCGGATCTCCCGCAAACACCTGGACCCCTTCGTCCTGTAG
- a CDS encoding sigma-70 family RNA polymerase sigma factor, with translation MKTLVRRAQIGDKEARQQLVAALRPRLTNMARYYARCCHEDFDDLLGEAWFAVFESLDVVDIEIGQPDQFLLKRARWRMLDYIKWARRRRCTEPEDNRHEAQCEDTAWVVLDEALLATLLEGLSETQQTVLNGLMKGHTWREVAQQMGCTSANVAYHVRQIRRQCEDLVA, from the coding sequence GTGAAAACCCTGGTCCGCCGTGCTCAAATCGGCGACAAAGAAGCCCGGCAGCAGTTGGTGGCAGCGCTGCGCCCGCGGCTGACCAACATGGCGCGTTACTACGCCCGATGCTGTCACGAGGACTTCGACGACCTGCTGGGCGAGGCCTGGTTCGCGGTCTTCGAAAGCCTGGACGTGGTTGATATCGAGATCGGCCAGCCTGACCAGTTCCTGCTGAAGCGCGCGCGCTGGCGTATGCTGGACTACATCAAGTGGGCCCGCCGCCGGCGCTGCACCGAGCCCGAGGACAATCGCCACGAGGCGCAGTGCGAAGACACCGCCTGGGTTGTCCTGGACGAAGCCCTGCTGGCAACGCTGCTGGAGGGGCTGAGCGAGACCCAGCAGACGGTCCTGAACGGGCTGATGAAGGGACACACCTGGCGCGAGGTCGCTCAGCAGATGGGCTGCACCAGCGCCAACGTCGCCTATCACGTCCGCCAAATCCGCCGCCAGTGCGAAGATCTGGTGGCATGA
- a CDS encoding NPCBM/NEW2 domain-containing protein, giving the protein MRPIVTMVLVLPMAAGCLAQGRFSTSALQWEMRAGTITSLRTARGDVLAAGSEDRVLSGLRRLEGDLTPAAETGEVAQAELPAERSWPELTGKGKGTMTVHIEADSSGAGLVLRQSGDSDPGLYAVRWGITGIPLDYSILVPGHSGLRLTRDAPGSSFEYPYPMGWEAQFVIVEGEGGGFWVWAEDPLSRYKTLRVWKRADCWELAFETQNLAPFADKTEIESVKWRLAAYRGDWRVPARQYRDWAHTAFGLTPIEDQQPEWVKDIRLLVICGMDLDLLDVMAEKFDATQTCLYVPDWRLDGYDRNYPDYTAKEGLAAFLNRAHELGFRVMLHVNYFGCDPKNPEYERFEKYHTRDPFSGEKLWWTWPYPHKLKAGEEPAIKFAYINPASSEWRKLFVSRMVELCTKYPVDALHLDQTLCIWNHAGGLVDGMTMAEGNIAEHRELRLALPHVALSGEGLNEVTFRHEAFAQRHAWGLNHSEGTWHTSWLRCAHAVSSYLLRPYTIINGYLGQCPPGNSQLYAAWMEAYSHWGVIPTWSRPTVNSLESPVGFERQLMTEARFYHSQRLDPDTDGDWPAGTRFAFRGADGTPAWYVSDQGFALLSGQERKTVSRTITGVRSYTGAGSVEGWRAYNEREVFGLDPSSWYAVSPEPGDPQAFHVTSLPPDTRPSGITLHPDVAVISTQDTGRSVARFADLIDRARTGYTVYDGGGEEFTGALGGTDCGAHFQLTGTDLFSLHPPWRAQRKNPATGVLEASGTGTVYARFQVNLPAEGEPKFVSRVFMDKGAIGPGKTDGVTFTVEVSDGETTLKAWKHATASEPVPLELDLAELRGKSVTVTLTGDTGPSKQATFDWGRWENPRIERHRQTPSVMTLVSPIPWRYALGKGELELKRTGETTYEVSAVFPGAICLVSGDPLAVDPPCDMTKLPFSVGFVSESGEELRSPQYAGASVAAATVGGVSRKGFTAHPPNQGQTHMQFLAHLAETLGTFHSFVGLRDGSQSDGCIFRVLVNGEEVASRKMVPGQWGEISADLTPWAKKTILLSLVTDSDGPFNFDWAMWGEPRVDVVRK; this is encoded by the coding sequence ATGAGACCCATCGTGACAATGGTCCTCGTACTCCCAATGGCCGCTGGATGTCTGGCACAAGGCCGGTTCAGCACGAGCGCACTGCAGTGGGAGATGCGCGCGGGCACCATCACCTCCCTGCGCACTGCAAGGGGCGATGTGTTGGCGGCAGGTTCGGAAGACCGAGTACTCTCCGGGCTGAGACGGCTGGAGGGCGACCTGACCCCGGCGGCTGAAACGGGCGAGGTCGCACAGGCAGAGCTACCCGCGGAGCGATCTTGGCCGGAACTGACCGGCAAGGGCAAGGGCACCATGACCGTGCACATCGAGGCGGATTCCAGCGGCGCAGGCCTGGTGCTGAGGCAGTCCGGCGACAGCGACCCGGGTCTCTACGCCGTGCGCTGGGGCATCACGGGCATTCCGCTGGATTACAGCATTCTCGTGCCGGGGCACAGCGGCCTGAGACTCACCCGTGACGCACCCGGCTCGTCCTTCGAGTACCCGTATCCCATGGGTTGGGAGGCCCAGTTCGTCATTGTCGAGGGCGAGGGCGGTGGCTTCTGGGTATGGGCCGAGGATCCGCTGAGCCGGTACAAGACGCTGCGGGTCTGGAAGCGCGCCGATTGCTGGGAGCTGGCCTTCGAGACCCAGAATCTCGCGCCTTTCGCGGACAAGACGGAGATCGAGAGCGTGAAATGGCGTCTGGCAGCATACCGGGGCGACTGGCGAGTGCCCGCGCGGCAGTACCGCGACTGGGCGCACACGGCTTTCGGGCTTACGCCAATAGAGGACCAGCAGCCGGAGTGGGTCAAGGACATCCGCCTGCTGGTGATCTGCGGCATGGACCTGGACCTGCTGGATGTCATGGCCGAGAAGTTCGACGCGACCCAGACTTGCCTCTACGTCCCCGACTGGCGGTTGGATGGTTATGATCGCAATTACCCCGACTACACCGCGAAAGAGGGCCTGGCAGCGTTTCTCAACCGCGCCCACGAACTGGGCTTTCGTGTGATGCTGCATGTGAACTATTTCGGCTGCGACCCGAAAAACCCCGAGTACGAGCGGTTCGAGAAGTACCACACCCGCGATCCTTTCAGCGGCGAGAAGCTCTGGTGGACGTGGCCTTACCCCCACAAGCTCAAGGCGGGTGAGGAACCAGCCATCAAGTTCGCGTACATCAACCCGGCCAGCAGCGAATGGCGCAAGTTATTCGTGTCGCGCATGGTGGAACTGTGTACCAAGTACCCCGTGGATGCCCTCCACCTGGACCAGACACTTTGCATCTGGAACCACGCGGGCGGGTTGGTGGATGGGATGACCATGGCCGAGGGGAACATCGCCGAGCACCGGGAGCTTCGGCTGGCGCTCCCCCATGTTGCGCTATCGGGCGAGGGGCTCAATGAGGTGACCTTCCGGCACGAAGCTTTCGCACAGCGCCACGCATGGGGGCTGAATCACAGCGAGGGCACCTGGCACACTTCGTGGCTGCGGTGCGCGCACGCGGTCTCCTCGTACCTGCTGCGGCCATACACCATCATCAACGGATATCTGGGGCAATGCCCACCCGGGAACTCGCAACTGTATGCGGCCTGGATGGAGGCTTACAGCCACTGGGGCGTCATCCCTACGTGGTCGCGGCCCACGGTGAACTCGCTCGAGTCCCCGGTGGGCTTTGAGCGGCAACTCATGACCGAAGCGCGCTTCTACCACAGCCAGCGGCTTGACCCGGACACTGACGGCGACTGGCCCGCGGGCACGCGTTTCGCCTTCCGAGGCGCAGACGGCACGCCGGCGTGGTACGTCTCCGACCAGGGCTTCGCGCTGCTCTCAGGACAGGAACGAAAAACGGTCTCCCGCACAATCACGGGCGTGAGGAGCTACACAGGGGCAGGGTCGGTTGAGGGCTGGAGGGCATATAACGAGCGCGAGGTCTTCGGGCTGGACCCCTCAAGCTGGTACGCGGTGAGCCCCGAACCGGGTGACCCGCAGGCCTTCCACGTGACCTCGCTCCCGCCGGATACCCGGCCTTCAGGGATCACGCTGCATCCGGACGTGGCGGTCATCAGCACCCAGGACACCGGAAGATCGGTGGCCCGATTTGCGGACCTCATCGACAGAGCGCGCACCGGGTACACGGTCTACGATGGCGGCGGCGAGGAGTTCACGGGCGCCCTCGGCGGGACGGACTGCGGCGCGCACTTCCAGCTCACCGGCACCGACCTCTTCTCCCTGCACCCGCCCTGGCGAGCCCAGCGGAAGAACCCCGCTACCGGAGTGCTCGAAGCATCCGGCACCGGGACGGTCTATGCGAGGTTCCAGGTCAACCTGCCTGCTGAGGGCGAGCCGAAGTTCGTCAGCCGCGTCTTCATGGATAAGGGCGCAATCGGCCCCGGCAAGACAGATGGCGTGACCTTTACCGTGGAGGTGTCGGATGGCGAGACGACGCTCAAGGCCTGGAAACACGCCACCGCGTCGGAACCTGTGCCGCTGGAACTGGACCTGGCGGAGCTTCGTGGCAAGTCGGTCACGGTCACTCTCACCGGTGATACCGGACCGAGCAAGCAGGCGACTTTCGACTGGGGCCGGTGGGAGAACCCGCGCATCGAACGCCACCGCCAGACGCCGAGTGTAATGACGCTGGTTTCCCCCATCCCCTGGCGCTATGCCCTGGGCAAGGGCGAGCTGGAACTGAAGCGTACCGGGGAGACCACCTACGAGGTGTCCGCGGTCTTCCCGGGCGCGATATGCCTGGTGTCGGGCGATCCGCTGGCAGTCGACCCACCCTGCGACATGACGAAGCTACCGTTCTCTGTGGGGTTCGTATCCGAGTCGGGCGAGGAACTGCGCAGCCCGCAGTACGCGGGAGCATCGGTTGCGGCAGCGACCGTGGGTGGGGTGAGCCGCAAGGGATTCACCGCGCATCCGCCCAACCAGGGGCAGACACACATGCAATTCCTGGCGCATCTCGCGGAGACCCTGGGGACCTTCCACAGCTTCGTAGGCCTGCGGGATGGTTCGCAGTCGGATGGCTGTATCTTCCGGGTGCTGGTGAACGGGGAGGAAGTCGCAAGCCGGAAGATGGTTCCGGGGCAGTGGGGTGAGATCTCGGCGGACCTCACCCCGTGGGCGAAGAAGACCATACTGCTCTCGCTGGTGACTGATTCAGACGGCCCCTTCAACTTCGACTGGGCGATGTGGGGAGAGCCGAGGGTGGATGTGGTGAGGAAGTAG